In Micrococcus luteus NCTC 2665, a single window of DNA contains:
- a CDS encoding exodeoxyribonuclease III — MKIATWNVNSLRARADRVEAFLERHDIDVLAIQETKCRDENFPWELFERAGYEVVHNGTSQWNGVAIASRVGLSDVQRGFPGQPHFGKGGVDPQEESRAIGATVGAEAADGVAPVRLWSLYVPNGRGLEDEHMGYKLEWLRVLQEHAAAHLAEDPDTRLALAGDWNIAPQDEDVWDIELFQREGYTHVSPAERAAFHAFEDAGLVDVVRPRHPGPGVYTYWDYTGLAFPKKKGMRIDFQLCSPALARTVTDAWIEREERKGKGASDHAPVVVELG, encoded by the coding sequence GTGAAGATCGCCACCTGGAACGTCAACTCCCTCCGTGCCCGCGCCGACCGCGTCGAGGCCTTCCTCGAGCGCCATGACATCGACGTCCTGGCCATCCAGGAGACCAAGTGCCGGGACGAGAACTTCCCGTGGGAGCTCTTCGAGCGCGCCGGCTACGAGGTGGTCCACAACGGCACCTCGCAGTGGAACGGCGTGGCCATCGCCTCCCGCGTCGGCCTGAGCGACGTGCAGCGCGGCTTCCCCGGCCAGCCGCACTTCGGCAAGGGCGGCGTGGACCCCCAGGAGGAGTCCCGCGCCATCGGGGCGACCGTGGGCGCCGAGGCGGCCGACGGCGTCGCCCCGGTGCGCCTGTGGAGCCTGTACGTGCCCAACGGGCGCGGCCTGGAGGACGAGCACATGGGCTACAAGCTCGAGTGGCTGCGCGTGCTCCAGGAGCACGCGGCCGCTCACCTCGCCGAGGACCCGGACACCCGGCTCGCCCTGGCCGGCGACTGGAACATCGCTCCGCAGGACGAGGACGTGTGGGACATCGAGCTGTTCCAGCGCGAGGGCTACACGCACGTCTCCCCGGCCGAGCGAGCGGCGTTCCACGCGTTCGAGGACGCCGGGCTGGTGGACGTGGTGCGCCCGCGCCACCCCGGCCCCGGCGTGTACACGTACTGGGACTACACGGGCCTGGCCTTCCCCAAGAAGAAGGGCATGCGCATCGACTTCCAGCTGTGCTCCCCCGCCCTCGCACGGACGGTCACGGACGCCTGGATCGAGCGCGAGGAGCGCAAGGGCAAGGGCGCCTCGGACCACGCGCCCGTGGTCGTCGAGCTGGGCTGA
- the nadE gene encoding ammonia-dependent NAD(+) synthetase, translating into MRELQQRIIAEQCVLPEIDPAAEVERRVAFLADYLAATGASGFVLGISGGVDSTVGGRLAQLAVERRRAQLGVPDAVALGGPGTTPAGEAGVGADVVPSRENPRFTAVRLPYKVQHDEADARAAMDFVGADQDVTLNIAEAVQGLAAAFAEGVGEPISDYNQGNVKARIRMTAQYAVAGAHGQLVIGTDHAAEAVTGFYTKFGDGGADVLPLAGLNKRQVRALGRELGAPEPLWNKVPTADLLDGTPGQTDEAELGMTYEDIDDYLEGKDVPTEVAEKLEGIWLRSRHKRTTPVTIHDDWWR; encoded by the coding sequence ATGCGTGAACTCCAGCAGCGGATCATCGCCGAGCAGTGCGTCCTCCCTGAGATCGACCCCGCGGCCGAAGTCGAACGGCGCGTGGCCTTCCTCGCCGACTACCTCGCGGCCACGGGCGCGTCCGGCTTCGTCCTGGGCATCTCCGGCGGCGTGGACTCCACCGTGGGTGGGCGGCTGGCTCAGCTCGCCGTCGAGCGTCGCCGAGCCCAGCTCGGCGTCCCGGACGCCGTCGCCCTGGGCGGCCCCGGCACCACCCCGGCGGGTGAGGCGGGGGTGGGCGCCGACGTCGTGCCCTCCCGCGAGAACCCCCGGTTCACCGCCGTGCGCCTGCCCTACAAGGTGCAGCACGACGAGGCGGATGCGCGGGCGGCCATGGACTTCGTGGGTGCGGATCAGGACGTCACCCTGAACATCGCGGAGGCCGTGCAGGGTCTGGCCGCCGCCTTCGCCGAGGGGGTGGGGGAGCCGATCTCGGACTACAACCAGGGCAACGTGAAGGCCCGCATCCGCATGACGGCGCAGTACGCGGTGGCCGGTGCCCACGGGCAGCTGGTGATCGGCACGGACCACGCGGCGGAGGCCGTCACCGGGTTCTACACGAAGTTCGGCGACGGCGGCGCGGACGTCCTGCCGCTGGCCGGCCTGAACAAGCGGCAGGTGCGGGCGCTGGGCCGCGAGCTCGGCGCCCCCGAGCCCCTGTGGAACAAGGTGCCCACCGCGGACCTGCTGGACGGCACGCCGGGCCAGACGGACGAGGCCGAACTCGGGATGACGTACGAGGACATCGACGACTACCTCGAGGGCAAGGACGTCCCCACCGAGGTCGCGGAGAAGCTCGAGGGCATCTGGCTCCGCAGCCGCCACAAGCGCACCACGCCGGTGACGATCCACGACGACTGGTGGCGCTGA
- a CDS encoding MarR family winged helix-turn-helix transcriptional regulator — MSEIPHDDTAVQHPSGLPLAHWLTLTEGLIAARVAESLEEHGLTRAQWQLLNTLTVAPQSRAELEAGFEEEQRGAVSGQIEELVESHWVTVEGDLYTLTATGRTAGARVGEAVEALRAEATADVPRDQIDDAVRVLRRIARNLGHPDA; from the coding sequence ATGAGCGAGATCCCGCACGACGACACCGCCGTCCAGCACCCCTCTGGCCTGCCCCTGGCGCACTGGCTCACCCTCACCGAGGGCCTGATCGCGGCGCGCGTGGCCGAGAGCCTAGAGGAGCACGGCCTGACCCGCGCCCAATGGCAGCTGCTGAACACCCTCACGGTGGCCCCGCAGTCCCGTGCCGAGCTCGAGGCCGGCTTCGAGGAGGAGCAGCGCGGCGCGGTGTCCGGTCAGATCGAGGAGCTGGTCGAGTCCCACTGGGTGACGGTCGAGGGCGACCTCTACACCCTCACCGCCACGGGCCGCACTGCGGGCGCCCGCGTGGGTGAGGCGGTCGAGGCCCTGCGTGCCGAGGCGACGGCGGACGTCCCGCGGGACCAGATCGACGACGCCGTCCGCGTCCTGCGCCGCATCGCCCGCAACCTGGGGCACCCGGACGCGTGA
- the pyrE gene encoding orotate phosphoribosyltransferase — MGGMTDAQTPTVPTPQQDRERLKQLIQDLAVVHGRVTLSSGKEADYYVDLRRVTLHHEAAPLIGRVMLRLLEENGIAFDAVGGLTMGADPVATAMMHQAGAAGRALDAFVVRKAQKSYGMGRQVEGPGVDGRRVVVLEDTSTTGGSALTAVEGVRNAGGDVQAVAVIVDRATGAAERVAEEADVPYLYAFGKDELGLG, encoded by the coding sequence ATGGGCGGCATGACCGACGCGCAGACCCCCACCGTCCCCACGCCCCAGCAGGACCGCGAGCGGCTCAAGCAGCTCATCCAGGATCTGGCTGTGGTGCACGGCCGGGTGACCCTGTCCTCCGGCAAGGAGGCGGACTACTACGTGGACCTGCGTCGTGTCACCCTGCACCACGAGGCCGCCCCGCTGATCGGCCGCGTGATGCTGCGCCTGCTCGAGGAGAACGGGATCGCGTTCGACGCGGTGGGGGGTCTGACCATGGGCGCCGACCCCGTGGCCACCGCGATGATGCATCAGGCCGGCGCCGCGGGCCGTGCGCTCGACGCGTTCGTGGTGCGCAAGGCGCAGAAGTCGTACGGCATGGGTCGGCAGGTGGAGGGCCCGGGCGTGGACGGTCGCCGCGTCGTCGTGCTGGAGGACACCTCGACGACGGGCGGCTCCGCGCTGACCGCCGTCGAGGGTGTGCGCAACGCGGGCGGCGACGTCCAGGCCGTGGCCGTGATCGTGGACCGTGCGACCGGCGCCGCCGAGCGCGTGGCCGAGGAGGCGGACGTGCCGTACCTGTACGCGTTCGGCAAGGACGAGCTCGGCCTCGGCTGA
- a CDS encoding magnesium and cobalt transport protein CorA has protein sequence MIDNAVYVDGRRVHTPSTLEDTWEECERTGGMVWLGLYRPDVAELQAVAEELRLHPLAVEDALAGGERAKLDRYGEDSFMVLHPARYIDRTETVEFGELSVFTGEHYVVTVRHAEEPDLAAVRRSLETEGRERLAMGPWQVTLEILDRVVDDYVPVADGLEQDIEEIEGQVFAGDGHVSRRIYQLSREVLNFQHAIRALPSIVEQLQEEVRTRMHEDTRRLDADGLPRRDDAHGWEDEELSDQARLEVENLHRLRDVHDHTVQINERVTTMRQMLHSALELDSTLASKRLSEQSIAQNEQVKQISSWAAIIFAPQLVGSVYGMNFDGMPELHWAFGYPFALGLMLAVALTLFVLFKRADWL, from the coding sequence ATGATCGACAACGCCGTGTACGTGGACGGGCGGCGCGTCCACACCCCCTCCACCCTCGAGGACACCTGGGAGGAGTGCGAGCGCACCGGCGGCATGGTCTGGCTGGGCCTGTACCGCCCGGACGTGGCCGAACTCCAAGCGGTCGCGGAGGAGCTGCGCCTGCACCCGCTCGCCGTCGAGGACGCCCTCGCCGGGGGCGAGCGCGCCAAGCTGGACCGCTACGGCGAGGACTCGTTCATGGTCCTGCACCCGGCCCGCTACATCGACCGCACCGAGACCGTGGAGTTCGGCGAGCTGAGCGTCTTCACCGGCGAGCACTACGTGGTGACGGTGCGTCACGCGGAGGAGCCGGACCTGGCCGCCGTGCGTCGGTCCCTGGAGACGGAGGGCCGCGAGCGCCTCGCGATGGGGCCGTGGCAGGTCACCCTGGAGATCCTGGACCGGGTCGTGGACGACTACGTCCCCGTGGCCGACGGCCTCGAACAGGACATCGAGGAGATCGAGGGCCAGGTCTTCGCCGGCGACGGGCACGTCTCCCGGCGCATCTACCAGCTCTCCCGCGAGGTGTTGAACTTCCAGCACGCCATCCGCGCGCTGCCGTCCATCGTGGAGCAGCTCCAGGAGGAGGTGCGCACCCGCATGCACGAGGACACCCGCCGCCTCGACGCCGACGGCCTACCCCGGCGCGACGACGCCCACGGGTGGGAGGACGAGGAGCTCAGCGATCAGGCGCGCCTCGAGGTGGAGAACCTGCACCGCCTGCGTGACGTCCACGACCACACCGTCCAGATCAACGAGCGCGTGACGACCATGCGCCAGATGCTCCACAGCGCCCTCGAGCTGGACTCGACGCTGGCGTCGAAGCGGCTGTCCGAGCAGTCGATCGCCCAGAACGAGCAGGTCAAGCAGATCTCGTCCTGGGCGGCGATCATCTTCGCGCCGCAGCTGGTGGGCTCGGTCTATGGCATGAACTTCGACGGCATGCCCGAGCTGCACTGGGCGTTCGGCTATCCGTTCGCCCTGGGACTCATGCTGGCGGTGGCCCTCACCCTCTTCGTGCTGTTCAAGCGCGCGGACTGGCTCTAG
- a CDS encoding TrmH family RNA methyltransferase: MGRRRPVRGRPLSEPAPADDGTAPREVGVGPWTGPWPEDPRYDPELLAHGDRRNVLDRYRYWSLEAIVADLDARRHPFHVAIENWQHDLNIGTVVRTANAFNAAGVHIIGRRRWNRRGAMVTDRYLHVRHHETVEAFTAWAAGEGLPVLGVDLFPESVPVETFDFPRACVLVFGQEGPGLSAEVRAASSAVLSIAQYGSTRSINAGVAAGIAMHAWIRQHAASPESGASQTIPR, from the coding sequence GTGGGCCGCCGTCGACCGGTCCGAGGCCGGCCGCTGAGCGAGCCCGCGCCGGCCGACGACGGCACCGCGCCCCGCGAGGTCGGCGTCGGCCCGTGGACCGGCCCGTGGCCGGAGGACCCCCGCTACGACCCGGAGCTGCTCGCGCACGGCGACCGCCGCAACGTCCTCGACCGCTACCGCTACTGGAGCCTCGAGGCGATCGTCGCGGACCTCGACGCGCGGCGGCACCCGTTCCACGTGGCCATCGAGAACTGGCAGCACGACCTGAACATCGGCACCGTCGTGCGCACCGCCAACGCGTTCAACGCGGCCGGGGTGCACATCATCGGGCGGCGCCGCTGGAACCGGCGCGGCGCCATGGTCACCGACCGCTACCTGCACGTGCGCCACCACGAGACGGTGGAGGCGTTCACCGCGTGGGCGGCGGGGGAGGGGCTGCCCGTGCTCGGCGTGGACCTGTTCCCCGAGTCGGTGCCGGTGGAGACCTTCGACTTCCCGCGCGCCTGCGTGCTCGTCTTCGGGCAGGAGGGGCCGGGGCTCTCTGCGGAGGTGCGGGCGGCGTCGAGCGCGGTGCTGTCCATCGCGCAGTACGGCTCCACCCGCTCGATCAACGCGGGCGTGGCCGCCGGCATCGCGATGCACGCGTGGATCCGGCAGCACGCGGCGTCCCCTGAGTCCGGCGCGAGCCAGACGATTCCGCGCTGA
- a CDS encoding SMP-30/gluconolactonase/LRE family protein yields the protein MRAEQVTDPIAYHGEGPVWAASWGSAAEGVTAGGGLRWVDMLAGDVLSLRADGTVDRTHVGDVAAALRPRAGGGAVVAVERGFALISPEGELTTLPELWDADAGIRMNEGGCDPDGRFHCGTMAYAKTPGAANLYRLAPGPDGGAGEVDVVLTDATTSNGLEWSPDGTRAYYNDTPTRQVAVFDYSREEGLTNRRVLVDVLDGEGKPDGLTVDAEGGIWVAVISHGRIHRYTPEGTLDEVVEVPVQKTTACTFGGDDLGTLYITTSWENLERGEDPLAGALFAVRPGVTGLPARPFAG from the coding sequence ATGCGCGCCGAGCAGGTCACCGATCCCATCGCCTACCACGGCGAGGGCCCCGTCTGGGCCGCCTCGTGGGGCAGCGCCGCCGAGGGCGTGACCGCCGGCGGCGGCCTGCGCTGGGTGGACATGCTCGCCGGGGACGTCCTGTCCCTGCGCGCCGACGGCACGGTGGACCGCACGCACGTCGGCGACGTGGCCGCCGCGCTGCGCCCGCGTGCGGGGGGTGGCGCCGTCGTCGCGGTGGAGCGGGGCTTCGCCCTGATCTCGCCCGAGGGCGAGCTGACGACGCTGCCCGAGCTGTGGGACGCGGACGCCGGGATCCGGATGAACGAGGGCGGCTGCGACCCGGACGGCCGGTTCCACTGCGGCACCATGGCGTACGCCAAGACCCCCGGCGCCGCGAACCTCTACCGGCTCGCCCCCGGGCCCGACGGCGGCGCCGGCGAGGTGGACGTCGTGCTGACCGACGCGACGACGTCCAACGGCCTGGAGTGGAGCCCGGACGGCACACGGGCCTACTACAACGACACCCCCACACGGCAGGTGGCCGTGTTCGACTACTCCCGCGAGGAGGGCCTGACGAATCGGCGCGTGCTCGTGGACGTGCTCGACGGCGAGGGCAAGCCGGACGGACTCACCGTGGACGCCGAGGGCGGGATCTGGGTGGCCGTGATCAGCCACGGGCGGATCCACCGGTACACGCCCGAGGGGACGCTCGACGAGGTGGTCGAGGTGCCCGTGCAGAAGACGACGGCGTGCACCTTCGGCGGCGACGACCTCGGCACCCTCTACATCACCACCTCCTGGGAGAACCTGGAGCGCGGCGAGGACCCGCTGGCCGGGGCCCTGTTCGCCGTCCGCCCGGGGGTGACGGGCCTGCCGGCCCGCCCCTTCGCGGGCTGA
- a CDS encoding lipase family protein: protein MAPAHRPSRPLALAAAVAVVAGFGAPHAALAQESAPAPDAPEVSSAVEDLSQPATTAEDARWNAARDTLAAASADDPFYLPPTVVPATPGALIRTEPTAFYLDPVRLVQVPAHATRIMYASQDAQGRPIAVTGTVLTPTAPWTGGGERPVIGYAVGTQGAADRCAPSRTLSTGVQYEGVGITSLLSRGHAVVVTDYEGLGTPGTHTYMVREAQAHAVLDAVRAAAQVSGSGVTATAPVALAGYSQGGGAAAAAAELAPDYAPELDLKGAYAGAPPADLVQVAGRIDGGLYAAFLLYAMAGQLAAYDVDPATHLNETGLTALDGAAETCLAGSLAYAHLDSATLTHTGQDFPELVRSDAELAGILAEQRIGAQGRRPEVPVMIAHSVTDDVIPYRAGRDLGRRWCAEGARVRFDPLLTPTHVGGHVASLPRMGAFLDATLADRWTADSCGWF, encoded by the coding sequence ATGGCCCCCGCCCACCGCCCCTCCCGCCCCCTCGCCCTGGCCGCCGCCGTGGCCGTCGTCGCCGGGTTCGGCGCGCCACACGCGGCCCTGGCCCAGGAGTCCGCCCCTGCCCCGGACGCGCCGGAGGTGAGCTCCGCCGTCGAGGACCTCTCGCAGCCGGCCACGACGGCCGAGGACGCCCGCTGGAACGCGGCCCGGGACACCCTGGCGGCCGCCTCGGCCGACGACCCCTTCTACCTGCCGCCCACCGTCGTGCCCGCGACCCCCGGCGCCCTGATCCGCACCGAGCCCACCGCCTTCTACCTGGACCCGGTGCGGCTGGTGCAGGTGCCCGCGCACGCCACGCGCATCATGTACGCCTCGCAGGACGCCCAGGGCCGACCCATCGCCGTGACCGGCACCGTGCTGACCCCCACCGCCCCGTGGACGGGCGGCGGCGAGCGCCCCGTGATCGGCTACGCAGTGGGGACCCAGGGGGCGGCGGACCGCTGCGCCCCCTCGCGCACCCTCTCCACCGGCGTGCAGTACGAGGGCGTCGGGATCACGTCCCTGCTGAGCCGCGGCCACGCCGTGGTGGTCACCGACTACGAGGGCCTGGGCACCCCGGGCACGCACACCTACATGGTCCGGGAGGCCCAGGCACACGCCGTCCTCGACGCGGTGCGCGCGGCCGCCCAGGTGTCGGGGTCGGGCGTCACCGCGACCGCGCCGGTCGCGCTCGCGGGCTACTCGCAGGGCGGCGGGGCGGCCGCGGCCGCCGCCGAGCTCGCGCCCGACTACGCCCCGGAGCTGGACCTCAAGGGCGCCTACGCGGGCGCCCCGCCGGCCGACCTCGTGCAGGTCGCGGGCCGGATCGACGGCGGTCTCTACGCGGCCTTCCTGCTCTACGCGATGGCCGGGCAGCTCGCCGCGTACGACGTGGACCCGGCCACGCACCTCAACGAGACCGGCCTGACGGCCCTCGACGGCGCGGCCGAGACCTGCCTGGCAGGCAGCCTCGCCTACGCGCACCTCGACTCCGCCACGCTGACCCACACGGGGCAGGACTTCCCTGAGCTCGTCCGCTCCGACGCCGAGCTGGCCGGGATCCTCGCCGAGCAGCGGATCGGCGCGCAGGGCCGCCGTCCCGAGGTGCCGGTGATGATCGCGCACTCCGTCACGGACGACGTCATCCCGTACCGCGCCGGCCGCGACCTGGGCCGCCGCTGGTGCGCGGAGGGCGCGCGGGTGCGCTTCGACCCGCTCCTCACCCCGACCCACGTGGGCGGCCACGTGGCCTCCCTGCCGCGGATGGGGGCGTTCCTGGACGCGACCCTCGCCGACCGCTGGACCGCCGACTCGTGCGGGTGGTTCTGA
- the fbaA gene encoding class II fructose-bisphosphate aldolase, with amino-acid sequence MPIASPEKYAEMIDAAKNGAFAYPAINVTSSQTLNAAIRGFAEAGSDGIIQVSTGGAAYFSGSSVKDMVAGSLAFAAFAREVAKKHSVNIALHTDHCPQDKLEDFVLPLLDASEAEVKAGRDPIFNSHMWDGSAETLEENLRIGRELLARTHANKQILEVEIGVVGGEEDGVAHEINEKLYTTVADGIATVEALGLGENGRYLTALTFGNVHGVYKPGNVKLRPEILQEIQQAVGEKFGRERPFDLVFHGGSGSAAQEIADSVEYGVVKMNVDTDTQYAFTRPVAGHMFENYDGVLKVDGEVGDKKQYDPRVWGAKAEEGMAARVVQACTELNSAGKSIG; translated from the coding sequence ATGCCCATCGCATCCCCGGAGAAGTACGCCGAGATGATCGACGCCGCCAAGAACGGCGCCTTCGCCTACCCGGCGATCAACGTCACCAGCTCCCAGACCCTGAACGCCGCCATCCGCGGCTTCGCCGAGGCCGGCTCGGACGGCATCATCCAGGTCTCCACCGGCGGTGCCGCCTACTTCTCCGGCTCCTCCGTGAAGGACATGGTCGCCGGCTCGCTGGCGTTCGCCGCGTTCGCGCGCGAGGTCGCCAAGAAGCACTCCGTGAACATCGCCCTGCACACGGACCACTGCCCCCAGGACAAGCTCGAGGACTTCGTCCTGCCCCTGCTGGACGCCTCCGAGGCCGAGGTGAAGGCCGGGCGCGACCCGATCTTCAACTCCCACATGTGGGACGGCTCCGCCGAGACCCTCGAGGAGAACCTGCGGATCGGCCGCGAGCTGCTCGCCCGCACCCACGCCAACAAGCAGATCCTCGAGGTGGAGATCGGCGTCGTGGGCGGCGAGGAGGACGGCGTGGCCCACGAGATCAACGAGAAGCTCTACACCACCGTGGCGGACGGCATCGCCACGGTGGAGGCACTCGGCCTCGGCGAGAACGGTCGCTACCTCACCGCGCTGACCTTCGGCAACGTGCACGGTGTCTACAAGCCAGGCAACGTGAAGCTGCGCCCGGAGATCCTGCAGGAGATCCAGCAGGCCGTGGGTGAGAAGTTCGGCAGGGAGCGCCCGTTCGACCTCGTGTTCCACGGCGGCTCCGGCTCCGCCGCCCAGGAGATCGCCGACTCGGTGGAGTACGGCGTCGTGAAGATGAACGTGGACACGGACACCCAGTACGCGTTCACCCGCCCCGTGGCAGGGCACATGTTCGAGAACTACGACGGCGTCCTGAAGGTCGACGGCGAGGTCGGCGACAAGAAGCAGTACGACCCCCGCGTGTGGGGTGCCAAGGCCGAGGAGGGCATGGCCGCCCGCGTGGTCCAGGCCTGCACCGAGCTGAACTCGGCCGGCAAGAGCATCGGCTGA
- a CDS encoding helix-turn-helix domain-containing protein → MMTRPLPEDSATVDAVALGRRVRHLRKQAGLTLDQLAERTGVSGSHLSLVENARREPRLSLVQRIAEVLGVPVEDLLTGRAPTRRAELEIEVERFARSEHYASLGLPPLRIGPRTPTEVLEVIAGLEAELRRRLEEQAATPEEARRANAQLRAQMRAVDNHYPDLEAEAHRLLDAIGHTGGPLGLHAVSELAEHLGFTLRFVPDLPHSTRSVTDLKHGRIHISGSRSSDHDRRTVVLQALAAAVLGHGEPRDYEDFLAQRVAVNYLAGALLMPQRAASSLLRAAQKRRDLSVDDLKDAFGVSYEAAAHRFTNLATVDLGIRCHFQKVHETGVIHKAYENDGIVFPADHTGAIEGQQACRKWGARQAFSRNDRFRAHTQYTDSPNGTFWCTSMIENGPDGLFALSVGTPFEQARHFRGADTRHRVTSTCPDPRCCRRPDPELEAAWGGHVWPAARMHAHLLAAMPTQTFPGVDEREVFEFLQAQEEREG, encoded by the coding sequence ATGATGACCCGCCCGCTTCCCGAGGACAGCGCGACCGTGGACGCCGTCGCGCTGGGCCGCCGCGTCCGGCACCTGCGCAAGCAGGCCGGCCTCACCCTGGACCAGCTCGCGGAGCGCACGGGAGTGAGCGGCTCGCACCTGTCCCTCGTGGAGAACGCCCGCCGCGAGCCGCGGCTCTCGCTGGTCCAGCGGATCGCGGAGGTCCTGGGCGTGCCGGTCGAGGACCTGCTCACCGGCCGGGCCCCCACCCGTCGGGCCGAACTGGAGATCGAGGTCGAACGGTTCGCGCGCTCGGAGCACTACGCCTCCCTCGGCCTGCCCCCGCTGCGCATCGGGCCCCGCACCCCCACCGAGGTCCTCGAGGTGATCGCGGGGCTGGAGGCCGAGCTGCGCCGTCGCCTGGAGGAGCAGGCCGCCACCCCCGAGGAGGCGCGCCGCGCCAACGCCCAGCTGCGCGCGCAGATGCGCGCGGTGGACAACCACTACCCCGATCTCGAGGCCGAGGCGCATCGGCTGCTCGACGCGATCGGCCATACGGGCGGGCCGCTGGGCCTGCACGCCGTCTCGGAGCTGGCCGAGCACCTCGGCTTCACCCTGCGCTTCGTCCCGGACCTGCCGCACTCCACGCGCTCCGTCACGGACCTCAAGCACGGGCGCATCCACATCAGCGGCTCCCGCTCCTCGGACCACGACCGCCGCACCGTGGTGCTCCAGGCCCTCGCCGCCGCCGTCCTGGGCCACGGCGAGCCGCGGGACTACGAGGACTTCCTCGCCCAGCGTGTGGCGGTGAACTACCTGGCGGGCGCGCTGCTCATGCCGCAGCGGGCGGCATCGTCGCTGCTGCGGGCCGCCCAGAAGCGCCGGGACCTGTCCGTGGACGACCTGAAGGACGCGTTCGGCGTCTCCTACGAAGCCGCCGCGCACCGGTTCACCAACCTGGCCACTGTGGACCTGGGCATCCGCTGCCACTTCCAGAAGGTCCACGAGACCGGGGTGATCCACAAGGCCTACGAGAACGACGGGATCGTGTTCCCCGCCGACCACACCGGTGCGATCGAGGGCCAGCAGGCGTGCCGGAAGTGGGGCGCGCGGCAGGCCTTCTCCCGCAACGACCGGTTCCGCGCCCACACGCAGTACACGGACTCGCCCAACGGGACGTTCTGGTGCACCTCGATGATCGAGAACGGTCCCGACGGGCTGTTCGCCCTCTCCGTGGGCACCCCGTTCGAGCAGGCCCGGCACTTCCGCGGCGCGGACACCCGCCACCGGGTCACCTCCACGTGCCCCGATCCGCGCTGCTGCCGCCGTCCCGACCCCGAGCTCGAGGCCGCGTGGGGCGGGCACGTGTGGCCCGCGGCCCGCATGCACGCGCATCTGCTGGCGGCCATGCCCACGCAGACCTTCCCCGGTGTGGACGAGCGTGAGGTCTTCGAGTTCCTCCAGGCCCAGGAGGAGCGGGAGGGCTGA
- the aceA gene encoding isocitrate lyase encodes MTTQPHHSTPASAEQLQHDWDNNPRWAGVERSFTAEDVVRLRGRIQEEHTLARRGAEKLWTQLKDENARGEFTNALGALTGNQAVQQVKAGLRAIYLSGWQVAADANLSGHTYPDQSLYPANSVPQVVRRINNALLRADQIEHAEGVSSVEDWLVPIVADAEAGFGGPLNAYELMKSMITAGASGVHWEDQLASEKKCGHLGGKVLIPTGQHIRTLNAARLAADVADVPSVIIARTDAEAATLITSDVDERDAEFITGERTAEGFYKVRNGVEPCIARAKAYAPHADLIWMETGTPDLELARKFAEAVKAEFPDQMLAYNCSPSFNWKKNLDDDTIAKFQRELGAMGYTFQFITLAGFHALNHSMFDLAKGYNERQMSAYVELQEREFADEARGYTATKHQREVGTGYFDAVSTAINPDSSTVALAGSTESGQFH; translated from the coding sequence ATGACCACCCAGCCCCACCACTCCACTCCCGCCTCCGCCGAACAGCTCCAGCACGACTGGGACAACAACCCCCGCTGGGCCGGCGTCGAGCGCAGCTTCACCGCCGAGGACGTCGTCCGTCTCCGCGGCCGCATCCAGGAGGAGCACACGCTGGCCCGCCGCGGTGCCGAGAAGCTGTGGACCCAGCTGAAGGACGAGAACGCCCGCGGTGAGTTCACCAACGCCCTCGGCGCCCTCACCGGCAACCAGGCCGTCCAGCAGGTCAAGGCCGGGCTGCGCGCCATCTACCTCTCCGGCTGGCAGGTCGCCGCGGACGCCAACCTCTCCGGCCACACGTACCCGGACCAGTCCCTGTACCCGGCCAACTCCGTGCCGCAGGTGGTGCGCCGCATCAACAACGCCCTGCTGCGCGCGGACCAGATCGAGCACGCCGAGGGCGTCAGCAGCGTCGAGGACTGGCTCGTGCCGATCGTGGCCGACGCCGAGGCTGGCTTCGGCGGCCCGCTCAACGCCTACGAGCTCATGAAGTCGATGATCACGGCCGGCGCCTCCGGCGTGCACTGGGAGGACCAGCTGGCCTCCGAGAAGAAGTGCGGCCACCTCGGCGGCAAGGTGCTCATCCCCACCGGCCAGCACATCCGCACGCTCAACGCCGCCCGCCTGGCCGCCGACGTCGCCGACGTGCCCAGCGTGATCATCGCCCGCACCGACGCCGAGGCGGCCACGCTGATCACCTCGGACGTGGACGAGCGCGACGCCGAGTTCATCACCGGTGAGCGCACCGCGGAGGGCTTCTACAAGGTCCGCAACGGCGTCGAGCCCTGCATCGCCCGCGCCAAGGCCTACGCCCCGCACGCGGACCTGATCTGGATGGAGACCGGCACGCCGGACCTCGAGCTGGCCCGGAAGTTCGCCGAGGCCGTCAAGGCCGAGTTCCCGGACCAGATGCTGGCCTACAACTGCTCGCCGTCGTTCAACTGGAAGAAGAACCTCGACGACGACACCATCGCCAAGTTCCAGCGCGAGCTGGGCGCCATGGGCTACACCTTCCAGTTCATCACGCTGGCCGGCTTCCACGCCCTGAACCACTCGATGTTCGACCTGGCCAAGGGATACAACGAGCGCCAGATGTCCGCGTACGTCGAGCTGCAGGAGCGCGAGTTCGCCGACGAGGCCCGCGGCTACACCGCGACCAAGCACCAGCGCGAGGTCGGCACCGGCTACTTCGACGCCGTGTCCACCGCCATCAACCCGGACAGCTCCACGGTGGCCCTGGCGGGCTCCACGGAGTCCGGCCAGTTCCACTGA